The Devosia sp. A16 genome includes a window with the following:
- a CDS encoding carbohydrate ABC transporter permease, with amino-acid sequence MWLFALPALSINVVIILIPALLTIALAFCQWDGLSMPVFVGLANFNAVFADRVFWIALGNNIKWTLIFLTVPIAIGLFAATLLLLIHRGRTLFQIVYFMPVVVATAITARVWQGMIYNPNTGVFGLLQRFGIELADPLAHTETALYGIAAVDLWHWWGFLAVIFLAALRQVPQEMVEAARLDGAGFFGLLRHILIPAIAPTIKLMMVMTVIWSFLVFDFVYILTQGGPAYSSEVLSTLAYRNAFFEFDLGRAAAVALVIALFGLTATFAYVRLQAREGAN; translated from the coding sequence ATGTGGCTGTTTGCTCTCCCCGCGCTCTCGATCAACGTCGTGATCATCCTGATCCCGGCGCTGCTCACCATCGCCCTGGCGTTCTGCCAGTGGGATGGCTTGTCGATGCCGGTGTTCGTGGGGCTGGCGAATTTCAACGCCGTGTTCGCCGACCGCGTGTTCTGGATCGCGCTCGGCAACAACATCAAGTGGACGCTGATCTTCCTGACCGTGCCGATCGCCATCGGCTTGTTCGCGGCAACGCTGCTGCTGCTCATCCACCGCGGCCGCACGCTGTTCCAAATCGTCTATTTCATGCCCGTGGTGGTGGCGACGGCGATCACCGCGCGGGTCTGGCAGGGGATGATCTACAACCCGAATACCGGGGTGTTCGGCCTGCTGCAGCGCTTCGGCATCGAACTGGCGGACCCCCTGGCTCACACCGAGACGGCGCTATACGGCATCGCGGCGGTCGACCTCTGGCACTGGTGGGGGTTCCTCGCGGTGATCTTCCTTGCGGCGCTCCGCCAGGTGCCGCAGGAAATGGTGGAAGCGGCGCGGCTCGACGGCGCCGGCTTCTTCGGCTTGCTGCGCCACATCCTGATCCCAGCCATCGCCCCGACCATCAAGCTGATGATGGTGATGACGGTGATCTGGTCGTTCCTGGTGTTCGACTTCGTCTACATCCTCACGCAGGGCGGCCCGGCCTATTCGAGCGAAGTGCTGTCGACGCTGGCCTATCGCAACGCCTTCTTCGAGTTCGACCTCGGCCGGGCGGCGGCGGTGGCGCTGGTCATCGCGCTGTTCGGCCTCACCGCCACCTTCGCCTATGTGCGGCTGCAGGCGCGCGAGGGAGCCAACTGA
- a CDS encoding ABC transporter substrate-binding protein — MTKFTRSLSGVAFAAMTLMASGQAMAQTVSWWYEALTPEQQKLLDDKLVGGFAASHPGVTLELEYRGNAVENQQRLALMSGGGPDIINSNGPATALATAKAGQLLALDDYAAKLGWDKRLIPMFLSLGKVDGVLYSIPKNYEAMGLFYNADIFAAKGWTAPKTVAEMEALADTMLAEGMTPFVAGNAGFRPANEQFFTVALNQLAGPAAIREALAGTRPWTDPVFVEAMTRFKAWYDKGYYGKDYFSTSTIDAFAGMVTGKTGMAPQGTWAFSWVKDYFDPAGANAAFTSIPVAEGVPYPLFPIGVGSALSINAKSANPDAAAQVIDYIFSGDFYGAVVPQWQGEWNVPLADLSGIAMQGEVTPLYKEATTMIADAIADGSYGYTTWTFWPPRSEQYIISGVEELWLNKATPEQFLAGLQEIFAGELAEGSVPPLP, encoded by the coding sequence ATGACCAAATTTACTCGCTCACTTTCGGGAGTGGCGTTCGCAGCCATGACCCTCATGGCGTCGGGCCAGGCGATGGCCCAGACCGTCTCGTGGTGGTACGAGGCGCTGACGCCGGAGCAGCAGAAGCTGCTCGACGACAAGCTGGTGGGCGGCTTTGCCGCCAGCCACCCGGGGGTGACGCTCGAGCTCGAATATCGCGGTAACGCGGTGGAGAACCAGCAGCGCCTGGCGCTGATGTCGGGCGGTGGCCCGGACATCATCAACTCCAACGGTCCGGCGACGGCGCTGGCCACCGCCAAGGCCGGCCAGTTGCTGGCGCTCGACGACTATGCCGCCAAGCTCGGCTGGGACAAGCGGCTGATCCCGATGTTCCTCAGCCTCGGCAAGGTCGATGGCGTGCTTTACTCCATCCCCAAGAACTACGAGGCGATGGGGTTGTTCTACAACGCCGACATCTTCGCCGCGAAGGGCTGGACGGCGCCCAAGACGGTGGCCGAGATGGAAGCCCTGGCCGACACCATGCTGGCCGAGGGGATGACGCCGTTCGTCGCCGGCAATGCCGGTTTCCGCCCGGCCAACGAGCAGTTCTTCACCGTCGCGCTCAACCAGCTGGCCGGGCCGGCCGCCATCCGCGAGGCGCTAGCCGGCACCCGGCCATGGACCGATCCGGTGTTCGTCGAGGCGATGACCAGGTTCAAGGCCTGGTACGACAAGGGCTATTACGGCAAGGACTATTTCTCGACCTCGACCATCGACGCCTTCGCCGGCATGGTCACCGGCAAGACCGGCATGGCGCCGCAGGGCACCTGGGCGTTCTCGTGGGTGAAGGACTATTTCGACCCCGCAGGCGCCAATGCCGCCTTCACCTCCATTCCGGTGGCCGAAGGCGTGCCCTATCCGCTGTTCCCGATCGGGGTGGGTTCGGCCCTGTCGATCAACGCCAAGTCGGCCAACCCGGATGCCGCGGCACAGGTGATCGACTACATTTTCAGCGGCGATTTCTACGGCGCCGTCGTGCCGCAGTGGCAGGGTGAGTGGAACGTGCCGCTGGCGGACCTTTCCGGCATTGCCATGCAGGGCGAGGTGACGCCGCTGTACAAGGAGGCGACGACGATGATCGCCGACGCCATCGCGGATGGCAGCTATGGCTACACCACCTGGACGTTCTGGCCGCCCAGATCCGAGCAGTACATCATCTCGGGCGTCGAGGAGCTGTGGCTCAACAAGGCGACGCCGGAGCAGTTCCTTGCCGGGCTGCAGGAGATCTTCGCCGGCGAGCTGGCCGAAGGCAGCGTGCCGCCGCTGCCGTGA
- a CDS encoding LacI family DNA-binding transcriptional regulator, whose translation MKSSQRQPTQKDVATHAGVSQAAVSSVLSGDGVGISPAVQERIRQSAAALNYVPNRMAQALKTNRTMMIACIVPDLSNPFYPPLIRAVQKVVEPAGYDVIALSTDGLGSSERGSLNLCLDRRVAGIVGVFFVTTARELGDVLGGDIPVVRYESAPKRGGPLAIDDFYVDNQQVAFELASQLVGQGHRRIVFMASPGGPERARITGYSAALAAARLTPRVVTVDSYSIDGGAAGAARLLADGERPSAIMCADDLLACGAIRACQSAGLVLPRDMSITGFNNLSMTDVLNPSLTTVALGQELFGQLAGERLLARIRGEVDGPGEAVALPFSIVARASTAPPPEVSDNTRQLNSAGNAA comes from the coding sequence ATGAAATCGAGCCAGCGCCAGCCGACCCAGAAAGATGTGGCCACCCATGCCGGGGTGTCGCAGGCGGCGGTGTCGTCGGTGCTGTCGGGCGATGGCGTCGGCATCAGTCCGGCGGTGCAGGAACGGATCCGGCAGAGCGCCGCAGCCCTGAACTATGTGCCCAATCGCATGGCGCAGGCGCTGAAAACCAACCGCACGATGATGATCGCCTGCATCGTGCCCGATCTGTCCAATCCGTTCTATCCGCCGCTGATCCGCGCGGTGCAGAAGGTGGTGGAGCCGGCCGGGTACGATGTGATCGCGCTCAGTACCGACGGGCTGGGGAGTTCCGAACGCGGCAGCCTCAACCTCTGCCTCGATCGCCGGGTCGCCGGCATTGTCGGAGTGTTCTTCGTCACTACGGCGCGTGAACTGGGCGACGTGCTGGGCGGAGATATCCCGGTGGTGCGCTACGAGTCGGCGCCCAAGCGCGGCGGCCCGCTCGCCATCGACGATTTCTACGTCGACAACCAGCAGGTGGCGTTCGAGCTGGCCTCGCAACTGGTGGGGCAGGGGCACCGGCGCATCGTCTTCATGGCATCGCCGGGCGGGCCGGAGCGGGCGCGTATCACGGGCTACAGCGCGGCGCTCGCAGCCGCGAGGCTTACGCCGCGTGTCGTCACTGTCGACAGCTATTCGATCGATGGCGGCGCCGCCGGCGCGGCGCGCCTGCTCGCCGACGGCGAGCGGCCGAGCGCCATCATGTGCGCCGACGACCTGCTGGCCTGCGGCGCCATCCGCGCCTGCCAATCGGCCGGCCTCGTGCTGCCGCGCGACATGTCGATCACCGGGTTCAACAACCTGTCGATGACCGATGTGCTCAACCCGTCGCTCACGACGGTGGCTTTGGGGCAGGAGTTGTTCGGCCAGTTGGCCGGCGAACGGCTGCTGGCCCGTATTCGCGGCGAGGTGGACGGGCCGGGAGAGGCCGTCGCCCTGCCGTTTTCGATCGTTGCCCGCGCCTCGACGGCTCCGCCGCCTGAGGTCTCGGACAACACCAGACAGTTGAATTCAGCAGGGAACGCAGCATGA
- a CDS encoding ADP-ribosylglycohydrolase family protein → MIDPVKRVPIELETTRIVIGTAMALPPNTLEHIYAGVLGKLIGVYLGRPFENWTYQRIMRELGPITYYVNEQLGAQLVVTDDDVSGTFSFVRALEDHVCSSELSSADIGRTWLNYVVENRAVFWWGGAGNSTEHTAWLNLAKGIPAPASGAIATNGKTVAEQIGAQIFIDGWALVAPGNPALAAKLARAAGSVSHDGESVHAAVLWAAMEAEAFVSRDVQHLIDTGLSYIPADSLIARLVADIRGWVAANGDDWQATRQQIEDSYGYDKYPGVCHVVPNHALMIMALLHAPDDFSRGQTIVNTSGWDTDCNAGNLGCLHGIMLGLAGLEGGPDWRGPVADRLYLSTADGGRGVGDAAAVTLWLAGLAHRLAGLPEPQPPKDGAQFHFALPGSVQGFMAGGSERDCADVVVSGTGSALAVDLVSMTSGRSAYVGTPVFTPPAMIGHSWYEVLATPRVWPGQTLEARISAEANLSGSVEVALAIRHYGEGDSLVTLVAPESATLEAGGSAALSWRLPQLDGNPIAEVGFVMSVRDQATVGRVLLDWMRWDGEPELVLKRPHNEGSMWRSAWINGASVFSKNFKESFRISGNRGEGVILTGTRQWADYRLDATLNLHLGDYGAVLVRAEGLRRYYAVRLGRNGKLQIVRRRDEIETVLAETPLPVAFETPIELRITALGRQLTGEAAGTRLEAEDATYRSGMIGLAVFEGALSTDRIHVTPA, encoded by the coding sequence ATGATCGATCCCGTCAAGCGGGTGCCGATCGAACTTGAAACGACCCGCATCGTGATCGGAACCGCCATGGCCCTGCCCCCCAATACGCTCGAACACATCTATGCCGGCGTGCTCGGCAAGCTGATCGGGGTCTATCTCGGCCGACCGTTCGAGAACTGGACCTATCAGCGCATCATGCGCGAGCTGGGGCCGATCACCTACTATGTCAACGAGCAGTTGGGCGCGCAGCTGGTGGTCACCGACGACGATGTGTCGGGCACCTTCAGCTTCGTGCGGGCGCTGGAGGATCACGTCTGCTCAAGCGAGCTGAGCTCGGCGGATATCGGCCGCACCTGGCTCAACTACGTGGTCGAGAACCGCGCCGTGTTCTGGTGGGGTGGCGCCGGCAACTCCACCGAGCACACGGCCTGGTTGAACCTCGCCAAAGGCATCCCGGCGCCGGCTTCCGGCGCGATCGCCACCAACGGCAAGACCGTTGCCGAACAGATCGGCGCCCAGATCTTCATCGATGGCTGGGCTCTGGTCGCCCCGGGGAACCCGGCGCTGGCCGCAAAACTGGCCCGCGCCGCCGGCAGTGTCAGCCACGACGGCGAAAGCGTGCATGCCGCGGTGTTGTGGGCGGCGATGGAAGCCGAAGCCTTCGTCAGCCGAGATGTTCAGCACCTCATCGACACCGGCCTCTCCTACATTCCCGCTGACAGCCTGATCGCCAGGCTGGTGGCCGATATCCGCGGCTGGGTCGCCGCCAATGGCGATGACTGGCAGGCCACCCGTCAGCAGATCGAGGACAGCTACGGCTACGACAAATACCCCGGCGTCTGCCACGTGGTGCCGAACCACGCCCTGATGATCATGGCGCTGCTGCACGCGCCCGACGATTTCAGCCGCGGCCAGACGATCGTCAATACCTCGGGCTGGGATACCGACTGCAATGCCGGCAATCTGGGGTGCCTGCACGGCATCATGCTCGGGCTCGCGGGGCTCGAAGGCGGGCCGGACTGGCGCGGCCCGGTCGCCGATCGGCTCTATCTCTCCACCGCCGATGGCGGACGGGGGGTCGGCGACGCCGCCGCAGTGACGCTCTGGCTGGCGGGGCTTGCCCATCGCCTCGCCGGCTTGCCCGAGCCGCAGCCGCCCAAGGACGGCGCGCAGTTCCATTTCGCCCTGCCCGGCTCGGTGCAGGGCTTCATGGCCGGCGGCTCAGAGCGGGACTGTGCCGATGTCGTGGTCTCGGGCACCGGCTCGGCCCTGGCGGTCGACCTGGTGTCGATGACCTCGGGCCGCTCCGCCTATGTCGGTACACCCGTCTTCACCCCGCCCGCGATGATCGGGCATAGCTGGTACGAAGTGCTGGCGACGCCGCGCGTCTGGCCGGGGCAGACGCTCGAGGCGAGGATCAGCGCCGAAGCGAACCTCTCGGGCAGCGTCGAAGTGGCGCTGGCCATCCGCCACTATGGCGAGGGCGATAGCTTGGTCACCCTTGTCGCTCCCGAGAGCGCGACGCTCGAAGCCGGCGGCAGCGCCGCCCTGTCCTGGCGCCTGCCGCAGCTCGACGGCAACCCGATCGCCGAGGTCGGCTTCGTCATGTCGGTGCGCGACCAGGCCACGGTAGGCCGCGTCCTCCTCGACTGGATGCGCTGGGACGGCGAGCCCGAGCTGGTGCTGAAGCGCCCGCACAACGAGGGCAGCATGTGGCGCAGCGCCTGGATCAACGGCGCCAGCGTCTTCTCCAAGAACTTCAAGGAGTCGTTCCGCATCTCCGGCAATCGCGGCGAAGGCGTCATCCTCACCGGCACAAGGCAATGGGCCGACTACCGGCTCGACGCCACGCTGAACCTGCACCTTGGGGATTATGGCGCCGTGTTGGTGCGGGCCGAAGGCTTGCGCCGCTACTACGCGGTGCGGCTCGGCCGCAACGGCAAGCTGCAGATCGTGCGCCGCCGCGACGAGATCGAAACGGTGCTCGCCGAAACGCCGCTGCCGGTGGCCTTCGAAACCCCGATCGAACTCCGCATCACCGCCTTGGGCCGGCAGCTCACCGGTGAGGCTGCCGGGACGAGGCTGGAAGCCGAGGATGCCACCTATCGCAGCGGCATGATCGGCCTCGCCGTGTTCGAAGGCGCGCTGTCGACGGACCGGATCCACGTCACGCCGGCTTAG
- a CDS encoding ribonucleotide-diphosphate reductase subunit beta, producing MSLDWSSDLNNPTPVPNTRIDPRGGRVSVDDKAMINCRADVNQLLPLKYKWAWEKYLSGCNNHWMPTEVSMQADIALWKSKDGLTEDERHTLKRNLGFFAASESLVANNIVLAIYRHLTNPECRQYLLRQAFEEAVHTHTFQYIVESLGLDEGELFNMYREVPSITDKAAWALNFTQHLDDPEFTTGTPETDRAFVRDLIAFYVIFEGMWFYTGFAQILSLGRRNKMVGIAEQYQYILRDESIHLNFGIDVINQIKAENPHVWTAEFQAEVRGMIRKAAELEAAYGRDTMPRGFLGLNAALCEQYMHFIANRRCAQLGLAPVFSETENPFPWMSEAMDLKKEKNFFETRVIEYQNGGALSWD from the coding sequence ATGTCCCTCGATTGGTCTTCCGACCTCAACAATCCAACCCCCGTCCCCAACACACGCATCGATCCTCGTGGCGGGCGCGTCTCGGTCGATGACAAGGCGATGATCAACTGCCGTGCCGACGTGAACCAGTTGCTGCCGCTCAAGTACAAGTGGGCATGGGAGAAGTACCTCAGCGGCTGCAACAACCACTGGATGCCGACCGAAGTGTCGATGCAGGCCGATATCGCGTTGTGGAAATCGAAGGACGGTCTGACCGAGGACGAGCGTCACACGCTGAAGCGCAATCTCGGCTTCTTCGCCGCCTCCGAGAGCCTCGTCGCCAACAATATCGTGCTCGCCATCTATCGGCACCTGACCAATCCGGAATGCCGGCAATACCTGCTGCGCCAGGCGTTCGAGGAGGCGGTGCACACCCACACCTTCCAGTACATCGTGGAATCGCTGGGGCTCGATGAGGGCGAGTTGTTCAACATGTATCGCGAGGTGCCCTCGATCACCGACAAGGCGGCCTGGGCGCTGAATTTCACCCAGCACCTCGACGATCCGGAGTTCACCACCGGCACGCCGGAGACCGACCGGGCCTTCGTGCGCGATCTCATCGCCTTCTACGTGATCTTCGAGGGGATGTGGTTCTATACGGGCTTTGCGCAGATCCTGTCGCTGGGCCGGCGCAACAAGATGGTCGGCATTGCCGAGCAGTACCAGTACATCCTGCGCGACGAGAGCATCCACCTCAACTTCGGCATCGACGTGATCAACCAGATCAAGGCGGAGAACCCGCATGTCTGGACGGCCGAGTTCCAGGCCGAGGTGCGGGGGATGATCAGGAAGGCGGCCGAACTCGAAGCCGCCTATGGCCGCGACACCATGCCGAGGGGTTTTCTCGGGCTCAATGCGGCGCTGTGCGAGCAATACATGCACTTCATCGCCAACCGCCGCTGCGCCCAGCTCGGCCTCGCGCCGGTGTTCAGCGAAACCGAGAACCCGTTCCCGTGGATGAGCGAGGCGATGGACCTCAAGAAGGAGAAGAACTTCTTCGAGACCCGGGTGATCGAGTACCAGAATGGCGGCGCGCTGAGCTGGGATTGA
- a CDS encoding ribonucleoside-diphosphate reductase subunit alpha yields the protein MSTQEIIHSDTGRPVVVRSPEPHPANEPGFSLIKRNGGTVPFDQSKIAVALTKAFLAVEGNKAAASRRVHEIVEQLTGEVVLALTRRAKDGRVFHIEDVQDQVELALMRGEHQKVARAYVLYREEHAKARADRATAGEASAAIRMADGSPLDEARLATVIAEASAGLEGVVAETILAETRRNLYDGISTDELALAPILATRTLVETEPGYAYASARLLNDKLRREALSFLAGRPDQATEAEMTSRYAEYFPRYLERGIELERIDPELGRFDTARLAAALKPERDRQFQYLGLQTLYDRYFLHSAGTVFELPQAFFMRVAMGLAVREIDREARAIEFYNLLSSFDFMASTPTLFNSGTLRPQLSSCFLTTVADDLDGIFKAIKDNALLAKYSGGLGNDWTPVRGLGAHIKGTNGESQGVVPFLKVANDTAIAVNQGGKRKGAVCAYLETWHIDIEEFLDLRKNTGDDRRRTHDMNTANWVPDLFMERVEAGADWTLFSPDETPDLHDLYGPAFKTAYEAYETRAAAGGIKVFKTVKALDLWRRMLTMLFETGHPWVTFKDPCNIRSPQQHVGVVHSSNLCTEITLNTSRDEVAVCNLGSINLLQHVTDRGLDLERLKRTVDTAMRMLDNVVDINFYTIPEARRSNLRHRPVGLGLMGFADALQVQGIAYASDAAVEFADSSMEAISYFAISASTDLAAERGAYASFQGSLWSKGVLPIDSVEMLAATRSEIHIDRTRRLDWETLRQRVKAVGMRNSNTMAIAPTATISNICGVSQSIEPGYQNLYVKSNMSGDFTVVNAMLVRDLKARGLWDEVMISDLKYFDGSVGQIDRVPDDLKAIYATAFELDAAWLIAAASRRQKWIDQAQSLNLYLANPSGKALDQLYRGAWKAGLKTTYYLRSRSATHVEKSTLKGTDGKLNAVAVTPVVVVEAPKKPALEMAVLDGPACLIDDPDCEACQ from the coding sequence ATGTCCACTCAAGAGATCATTCATTCCGACACCGGCCGTCCGGTGGTCGTCAGGTCGCCCGAGCCGCACCCGGCCAATGAACCGGGCTTCTCGCTGATCAAACGCAATGGCGGCACGGTGCCGTTCGATCAGAGCAAGATTGCCGTGGCGCTGACGAAGGCGTTCCTCGCGGTCGAGGGCAACAAGGCGGCGGCGTCGCGCCGGGTGCATGAGATCGTCGAGCAGTTGACCGGCGAAGTGGTGCTGGCGCTCACCCGACGGGCCAAGGACGGCCGGGTATTCCACATCGAGGACGTGCAGGACCAGGTGGAGCTGGCGCTGATGCGCGGCGAGCACCAGAAGGTGGCCCGCGCCTATGTGCTGTATCGCGAGGAGCACGCCAAGGCGCGCGCCGATAGGGCAACGGCAGGTGAGGCGAGCGCAGCGATCCGCATGGCGGATGGCTCGCCGCTCGACGAAGCCCGGCTCGCCACGGTCATCGCGGAAGCCTCGGCGGGCCTCGAGGGGGTTGTCGCCGAGACCATCCTCGCCGAGACGCGGCGCAATCTCTATGACGGCATCTCGACCGACGAGCTGGCGCTGGCGCCGATCCTCGCCACCCGTACGCTGGTCGAAACCGAACCCGGCTATGCCTACGCCTCGGCGCGGCTGCTCAACGACAAGCTCAGGCGCGAGGCGCTGAGCTTTCTCGCCGGCCGCCCGGACCAGGCGACCGAGGCGGAGATGACCAGCCGCTATGCCGAGTATTTTCCTCGATATCTCGAGCGCGGCATCGAGCTCGAACGGATCGACCCGGAGCTCGGGCGTTTCGACACCGCCCGCCTCGCCGCAGCGCTCAAGCCCGAGCGAGACCGGCAGTTCCAGTATCTGGGGCTGCAGACGCTCTACGACCGCTATTTCCTGCACTCCGCCGGCACGGTGTTCGAGCTGCCGCAGGCGTTTTTCATGCGTGTGGCGATGGGGCTGGCGGTGCGCGAGATCGACCGCGAGGCGCGGGCCATCGAGTTTTACAATCTGCTGTCGAGCTTCGATTTCATGGCTTCGACGCCGACGCTGTTCAACTCGGGCACGCTCAGGCCGCAGCTCTCGAGCTGCTTCCTCACCACGGTCGCCGACGATCTCGACGGCATCTTCAAGGCCATCAAGGATAATGCGCTGCTGGCCAAGTATTCGGGCGGGCTGGGCAATGACTGGACGCCGGTGCGGGGCCTCGGGGCGCATATCAAGGGCACCAATGGCGAGAGCCAGGGCGTGGTGCCGTTCCTCAAGGTCGCCAACGATACCGCCATTGCCGTCAACCAGGGCGGCAAGCGCAAGGGCGCCGTCTGCGCCTATCTCGAGACCTGGCACATCGATATCGAGGAATTCCTCGACCTGAGGAAGAACACCGGCGACGACCGCCGTCGCACTCACGATATGAACACCGCCAACTGGGTGCCGGACCTGTTCATGGAGCGCGTCGAAGCCGGCGCCGACTGGACGCTGTTCTCGCCCGACGAAACGCCGGACCTGCACGATCTCTACGGCCCGGCGTTCAAGACCGCCTACGAAGCCTATGAGACGAGGGCCGCGGCCGGCGGCATCAAGGTCTTCAAGACCGTCAAGGCGCTCGATCTGTGGCGCCGGATGCTGACCATGCTGTTCGAGACCGGCCATCCCTGGGTGACCTTCAAGGACCCGTGCAATATCCGCTCGCCGCAGCAGCATGTGGGCGTGGTGCACTCCTCCAACCTCTGCACCGAGATTACCCTAAATACGTCCAGGGACGAGGTGGCGGTGTGCAATCTCGGCTCGATCAACCTGCTGCAGCATGTCACCGACCGGGGGCTCGACCTCGAGCGGCTCAAGCGCACCGTCGATACGGCGATGCGGATGCTCGACAATGTCGTCGACATCAATTTCTACACCATCCCCGAGGCGCGTCGGTCGAACCTACGGCACCGGCCGGTCGGGCTCGGTCTGATGGGCTTTGCCGATGCGCTGCAGGTGCAGGGCATTGCCTATGCTTCCGATGCGGCAGTGGAATTCGCCGACAGCTCGATGGAAGCCATCAGCTATTTCGCCATCTCGGCATCGACGGACCTCGCCGCAGAGCGCGGCGCCTACGCTTCGTTCCAAGGCTCGCTGTGGTCGAAAGGCGTGCTGCCGATCGACAGCGTCGAAATGCTGGCAGCGACCCGCAGCGAGATCCATATCGACCGCACCCGGCGGCTCGACTGGGAGACGCTGCGCCAGCGCGTCAAAGCGGTCGGGATGCGCAACTCCAACACCATGGCGATTGCGCCGACCGCCACCATCTCGAACATCTGCGGGGTGAGCCAGTCGATCGAGCCCGGCTACCAGAACCTCTATGTGAAATCGAACATGAGTGGCGATTTCACCGTGGTGAACGCCATGCTGGTGCGCGACCTCAAGGCTCGCGGGCTGTGGGACGAGGTGATGATCTCGGATCTCAAATATTTCGACGGCTCGGTCGGCCAGATCGATCGGGTGCCCGATGACCTCAAGGCGATCTACGCCACGGCATTCGAGCTCGATGCGGCCTGGCTGATCGCCGCCGCCTCGCGCCGGCAGAAATGGATCGACCAGGCGCAGTCGCTGAACCTCTATCTCGCCAACCCCTCGGGCAAGGCGCTTGATCAGCTCTACCGCGGCGCCTGGAAGGCGGGTCTCAAGACCACCTATTACCTCCGTTCGCGCTCGGCGACGCATGTCGAGAAATCGACGCTCAAGGGGACGGATGGCAAGCTCAATGCCGTGGCGGTGACACCGGTGGTGGTGGTCGAGGCGCCGAAGAAGCCGGCGCTGGAAATGGCCGTGCTCGACGGTCCGGCATGCCTGATCGACGACCCTGATTGCGAAGCCTGCCAGTAG
- a CDS encoding GntR family transcriptional regulator, which yields MSTAKADPVSVRISRALAERIIAGDVEPGARLRQDHIAEEFGASHVPVREAFRLLESQGLVVSEPRRGVRVAGFSLDEVREVAEMRAALEVLALRQAGPHLTKALLEEAEAISKAGDRASDVQAWEEANRAFHRLIITPCGMPRLLRTIDDLHSASARFLFSGWRAEWEAPTDRDHMAILAALRAGEIETATAVLARHIRWSGQEPRKPALRRAQVAARL from the coding sequence ATGAGCACTGCCAAAGCCGACCCCGTTTCCGTCCGCATCAGCCGGGCCTTGGCCGAGCGGATCATCGCTGGCGACGTCGAGCCCGGCGCCCGGCTGCGGCAGGACCATATCGCCGAGGAATTCGGCGCCAGTCACGTGCCGGTGCGCGAGGCGTTCCGCCTGCTCGAATCGCAGGGCCTGGTGGTGAGCGAGCCGCGCCGCGGTGTGCGGGTGGCCGGCTTCAGCCTCGACGAGGTGCGGGAGGTGGCCGAGATGCGCGCCGCGCTCGAAGTGCTGGCGCTGCGCCAGGCCGGTCCGCATTTGACCAAGGCGCTGCTCGAAGAAGCCGAAGCCATCAGCAAGGCGGGCGACCGGGCCAGCGACGTGCAGGCCTGGGAAGAGGCCAACCGGGCGTTTCACCGGCTGATCATCACCCCTTGCGGCATGCCGCGCCTGCTCCGCACCATCGACGACCTGCACAGCGCCAGCGCCCGCTTCCTGTTCTCCGGCTGGCGGGCGGAATGGGAAGCGCCGACCGATCGCGACCACATGGCGATCCTCGCCGCCCTGCGCGCCGGCGAGATCGAAACCGCCACCGCCGTGCTGGCGCGCCACATCCGCTGGAGCGGCCAGGAGCCGAGGAAACCGGCATTGCGCAGGGCTCAGGTGGCAGCCCGACTTTAG
- a CDS encoding biotin transporter BioY has protein sequence MSNTATSAFSPLDLDSRPLAWRVGAVVLGTLFLALSSYVEVPMVPVPVTMQTFAVMLVGALYGWRLGAITIVAWLAEATIGLPVLSGGAAGAHHFVGPTAGYLFAFPVAGAVVGWLAERGWNGRRPVLALFNMLLGNALCLALGAAWLAVLFGADVAWTSGVAPFIVGGVLKSVLGAALVALLARGKPRTA, from the coding sequence GTGTCCAACACCGCGACATCCGCCTTCAGCCCGCTCGACCTCGACAGCCGCCCCCTCGCCTGGCGCGTCGGCGCCGTGGTGCTGGGCACGCTGTTCCTCGCGCTTTCGTCCTATGTCGAGGTGCCGATGGTGCCCGTGCCGGTGACGATGCAGACCTTTGCCGTGATGCTGGTCGGCGCGCTCTATGGCTGGCGGTTGGGCGCCATCACCATCGTCGCCTGGCTCGCCGAAGCGACCATCGGCCTGCCGGTGCTGTCCGGCGGCGCGGCCGGTGCGCATCACTTCGTCGGTCCCACCGCCGGCTACCTCTTCGCCTTCCCGGTGGCCGGCGCCGTGGTCGGCTGGCTGGCCGAGCGCGGCTGGAACGGGCGCCGCCCGGTGCTGGCCTTGTTCAACATGCTGCTCGGCAACGCGCTCTGCCTCGCGCTCGGCGCAGCCTGGCTGGCCGTGCTATTCGGCGCCGACGTCGCCTGGACGAGCGGCGTCGCTCCGTTCATCGTCGGTGGCGTGCTGAAATCGGTGCTCGGCGCCGCCCTGGTGGCCCTGCTCGCCCGCGGCAAGCCGCGCACCGCCTGA